A genomic window from Lotus japonicus ecotype B-129 chromosome 1, LjGifu_v1.2 includes:
- the LOC130722973 gene encoding uncharacterized protein LOC130722973, whose amino-acid sequence MNFKMKKKIATTIPKTHYNTNNDEEHSDDQTCRSPCRCFFCTMREPDRTLRRSRISTCFREMPQRENQEHVLVLSALWHLAMTHPNDPEFPSLGIFKCMANLIHKGIHNKNWLLKDQNIYIPYYAAHIIGSYTMNKEEFAQIAVESGVIPPLLELLSGKVSWVEQRVAVRALGHLASYNSTFKSVVEYEQKVVKLTLNLASTCLEAVYVEFFEVKDENRARTEYHRNLLTRGIGDLEMENRKVEEWASQLQSWSIYLLNCFASKQSSLSLNLICKIVFLEELCDMWGGLVNHTSPGGVGLIRILCYNKIGRKSISELPKVLETLGNLSRSSDDWQYIGIDCLVRLLKDRDTRYRVIDIAISYLIDLIELRSIGDKSNVGDTITKVLLLEHGFGKLIKHKSLKVEKALQEVLDLKVERRNKEKLMSEEKLEEARVLVSLMKQQGNHMFRLGKVEEALLRYTEALDVCPLRFRKERMKLYSNKAQCYLLLKDADSAISDSTRALCLSNPANSHDKSLWRRSQAYDMKGMAKESLMDCVVFLSSWMTKNTTQSKHRVKIPYHAARMICKQMDATWLFANTRSKAKQNINLVVEKREGTNEIEGDENEGEYEKQILDHKMMMMMEKRSLMPGLSTIIEEPFHGKNASRRKMEIRGGRPNGRLK is encoded by the exons ATGAACttcaaaatgaagaaaaaaatagccACCACCATTCCCAAAACTCATTACAACACCAACAACGATGAAGAACACTCTGATGATCAAACTTGCAGAAGCCCTTGTCGCTGTTTCTTCTGCACCATGAGAGAACCAGATAGAACACTCAGAAGATCTAGAATATCTACCTGCTTCAGAGAAATGCCTCAGAGAGAGAATCAAGAACATGTTTTGGTGCTAAGTGCACTCTGGCATCTCGCTATGACTCACCCAAATGATCCAGAGTTCCCTTCCCTTGGCATATTCAAGTGCATGGCGAATCTAATCCACAAAGGAATCCACAACAAAAACTGGCTCCTCAAAGACCAAAACATCTACATACCCTATTATGCTGCTCACATCATTGGCTCTTACACCATGAACAAAGAGGAGTTTGCACAAATAGCTGTTGAATCAGGTGTTATCCCACCATTGTTGGAGCTTCTGAGTGGTAAAGTCAGTTGGGTTGAGCAGAGAGTTGCTGTTAGAGCACTTGGTCACTTGGCTAGCTACAATAGTACATTCAAATCAGTGGTGGAGTATGAACAAAAAGTGGTGAAGTTGACCTTGAACTTGGCTTCTACATGCTTAGAAGCTGTTTATGTTGAGTTTTTTGAGGTGAAAGATGAGAACAGAGCAAGAACAGAGTACCATAGAAACTTGCTGACAAGAGGGATTGGTGATTTGGAGATGGAGAATCGAAAAGTGGAGGAATGGGCAAGCCAACTTCAAAGCTGGTCTATTTACCTTCTCAATTGCTTTGCTTCCAAACAAAGCTCTCTATCTCTGAATCTCATCTGCAAAATTGTGTTCTTGGAGGAACTATGTGACATGTGGGGTGGATTGGTGAATCACACATCACCAGGTGGGGTTGGACTCATTAGAATTCTGTGCTATAACAAAATTGGAAGGAAAAGTATTTCTGAGTTGCCAAAAGTTTTGGAAACTCTAGGTAATCTCTCAAGATCTTCAGATGATTGGCAATATATTGGTATAGATTGTCTTGTTCGGCTTCTCAAGGACAGAGATACAAGGTACAGAGTTATTGATATTGCCATTTCATACCTCATTGATTTGATTGAACTTAGAAGCATTGGAGATAAATCTAATGTAGGTGACACCATAACAAAAGTGCTCCTTCTAGAACATGGTTTTGGTAAATTGATCAAGCACAAAAGTCTAAAAGTTGAGAAAGCTTTACAAGAAGTATTGGACTTGAAGGTGGAGAGGAGGAACAAGGAGAAACTGATGTCAGAGGAAAAGTTAGAGGAAGCAAGGGTTTTGGTGAGTTTGATGAAGCAACAAGGGAATCATATGTTCAGGTTGGGGAAGGTAGAAGAAGCTTTGCTGAGATATACTGAAGCACTTGATGTTTGCCCTTTGAGGTTTAGAAAAGAAAGGATGAAGCTTTATAGCAACAAAGCTCAGTGTTATTTGCTGCTGAAAGATGCAGATTCAGCTATCAGTGATTCGACGCGTGCTCTTTGTTTGTCCAATCCTGCAAACTCGCATGATAAAAGCCTTTGGAGGAGGTCGCAGGCGTATGACATGAAAGGAATGGCGAAAGAGAGCCTCATGGACTGCGTTGTGTTCTTGAGCAGTTGGATGACCAAGAACACAACGCAGTCCAAGCATAGAGTCAAGATTCCATACCACGCTGCACGCATGATCTGCAAGCAGATGGATGCCACTTGGCTCTTTGCCAATACTCGCTCGAAGGCGAAACAAAATATCAATCTAGTGGTAGAAAAGAGAGAAGGAACTAATGAAATTGAAGGGGATGAGAATGAGGGCGAGTATGAAAAGCAAATCCTTGATCataagatgatgatgatgatggaaaaGAGAAGTCTCATGCCCG gtcTATCTACCATTATTGAAGAACCTTTTCATGGAAAAAATGCTAGTAGGAGAAAGATGGAAATAAGGGGAGGGAGACCAAA TGGCAGGTTAAAGTGA